The following proteins are co-located in the Doryrhamphus excisus isolate RoL2022-K1 chromosome 15, RoL_Dexc_1.0, whole genome shotgun sequence genome:
- the aimp2 gene encoding aminoacyl tRNA synthase complex-interacting multifunctional protein 2 isoform X1: protein MYQVKPICGDDIKVDLPTCMYRLPNVHVQPGNRCTHEHALQNGDVLDPAVQALVARQDEIMRKLYELKAVVDGLSKTVTTPDADMDLTVSSSLSCQSTTTFRGAADLDTLLGKDLGALRDIVINANPQQPPLTLLVLHNLLCQRYRVLSTIHVHSSVSCVPPQLLSCLGPRHPDSYARHLFQLGFTLIWKDVPKVQMKFSVQNMCPIEGEANIARFLFKLLAPYPADPALATLVDSWVDMAFFQMAEGSAKERAAVLRALNSALGRSPWLAGQEVSLADMACYCCVLNSGSAPSAPANIQRWLKSCENLGHFGAAKVLLQ, encoded by the exons ATGTATCAGGTAAAGCCAATCTGCGGGGATGACATAAAGGTTGATTTGCCTACCTGCATGTACAGGTTACCCAATGTCCACGTGCAGCCGGGGAACCGCTGTACACACGAGCATGCGCTGCAG AATGGCGATGTACTAGACCCGGCAGTCCAAGCTCTGGTGGCCCGACAAGATGAGATCATGCGAAAACTGTACGAACTGAAGGCCGTCGTTGATGGCCTTTCCAAGACCGTGACCACACCAGATGCAGACATGGACCTGACAGTCAGCAGCAGCCTTTCCTGCCAGAGCACCACCACCTTCCGAGGAGCAGCAGACTTGGACACACTCCTGGGAAAG GACCTCGGTGCTCTCCGTGACATCGTCATCAACGCCAACCCACAGCAGCCCCCACTGACCCTCTTGGTTCTGCATAACCTGCTATGTCAGCGTTACCGTGTGCTCTCCACCATCCACGTCCACTCTTCGGTCAGCTGCGTGCCACCACAGCTCCTGTCCTGCCTCGGCCCGCGTCATCCGGACAGCTACGCCCGTCACCTCTTCCAGCTGGGCTTCACCCTCATATGGAAAGACG TGCCCAAAGTGCAGATGAAGTTCAGCGTCCAGAACATGTGTCCCATCGAGGGCGAGGCCAATATAGCGCGATTCCTTTTCAAGCTGCTCGCTCCTTACCCGGCCGACCCGGCGCTTGCCACGCTGGTGGACAGCTGGGTGGACATGGCCTTCTTCCAGATGGCAGAGGGCAGCGCCAAGGAGCGAGCCGCCGTCCTGCGCGCCCTCAACTCCGCCCTGGGCCGCAGCCCCTGGCTGGCCGGGCAGGAAGTCTCCCTGGCGGACATGGCCTGCTACTGCTGCGTGCTGAACAGCGGCTCCGCTCCCTCCGCCCCGGCAAACATCCAACGCTGGCTGAAGTCCTGCGAGAACCTGGGCCACTTCGGCGCCGCTAAGGTACTCCTGCAGTGA
- the pvalb8 gene encoding parvalbumin 8, translating into MSLSSILSADAIATAIKDCQAPDSFCPKKFFQDCGLTKKSPQDVRKVFGVLDNDGSGYIEEDELKFILQRFCPGARVLTDTETKTFLNAADDDSDGRIGVDEFQAMVLS; encoded by the exons atgtcgctGTCATCTATCCTTTCTGCTGATGCTATCGCCACTGCGATCAAGGACTGCCAAG CACCGGACTCCTTCTGCCCAAAAAAgttcttccaggactgtggccTCACCAAGAAGAGTCCCCAGGATGTGAGGAAGGTTTTTGGCGTTCTGGACAACGATGGAAGCGGTTACATTGAGGAGGATGAGCTGAA GTTTATCCTCCAGAGGTTTTGTCCTGGCGCTCGAGTCCTGACAGACACAGAGACCAAGACCTTCCTGAATGCTGCCGATGACGACAGCGATGGGCGGATTGGAGTAGATG AGTTCCAAGCTATGGTCCTGTCTTAA
- the zgc:161969 gene encoding uncharacterized protein zgc:161969, whose product MEVELKESCGETKSAMHTWRYRHHFTYKADQGKNIIVQCNLCLPRVNLLSTSKTSTSNLKKHLDRTHLGCEARPDAKRGRRRDDYNGEESRHCQLKRLKAEIISKSMTQAKVDQLIFSYMVEDCQSFHVLEQPGFQKLIAGLTEGLKSMDRITLFTKVDLSFSRMREELMVKLATVQYVCTTADVWSANNGSFFGMTCHWIDGDSLERKSAALGFARIQGRLTFNSIAGRIHNIHSAYNIESKVQTTVTDNASPFVNVFKEFALDGTDSDDDIGMFDNVSAILGGEPEQDMLLFLPTVQRCASHTLEQIVTEDFWQAVSQGPLCQLYYSAMSKVYSIWSKCHHLQVGMEAAEEIKKMPLFVPAVMRWNVEYCALQKIVFLTERELTELSARLDVSRLQPEEMDFLKEYVTVFHPLAFALELFQAEQKCYLGLVIPTVLSLKNKLNEHKDAAKYLGDVIVAIVTAISVRFRELFSSSEAKFATATTPQFRLWWLAASEREEMCSQLATEASQVDPCDVTETNTRRNAVTIESEDDFFSYGSVKNTAHNQERGVMDEIRKYVEGTGKSLECLQDFPRVKKLFLKYNTTLPSTAPVQSLFSQKGNLVTLQRNFLTDDYFERIQLLRYNSNLFSLLNE is encoded by the exons ATGGAAGTGGAGCTAAAAGAAAGCTGTGGCGAGACTAAATCGGCCATGCATACATGGCGTTATCGCCACCATTTCACATACAAGGCAGATCAAGGGAAAAATATCATCGTGCAATGTAATCTGTGTCTGCCGCGGGTAAACCTGCTGTCAACGTCAAAGACGTCAACGTCAAACCTCAAGAAGCACTTAGAC AGAACACATTTAGGATGCGAGGCCAGGCCAGATGCAAAAAGAGGAAGGAGGCGGGATGACTACAACGGTGAAGAAAGTCGACACTGTCAACTCAAAAGGCTTAAAGCGGAGATCATTTCTAAATCCATGACCCAAGCAAAGGTTGATCAGCTCATCTTCAGCTACATGGTGGAGGACTGTCAATCATTTCACGTACTGGAGCAGCCTGGCTTCCAGAAGCTGATTGCTGGTTTAACAGAAGGTCTCAAGTCCATGGATAGGATCACATTGTTCACTAAAGTGGACTTGAGTTTCTCCAGAATGCGCGAGGAGCTGATGGTCAAGCTCGCCACCGTCCAATATGTGTGCACGACGGCGGATGTGTGGAGTGCCAACAACGGCAGCTTCTTTGGCATGACGTGCCACTGGATCGACGGAGACTCGCTAGAGAGGAAGTCTGCGGCTCTGGGTTTTGCCAGGATTCAGGGTAGGCTGACTTTCAACAGCATCGCAGGGAGGATACACAATATCCACTCTGCGTACAATATTGAAAGTAAAGTTCAAACCACCGTCACTGACAACGCCAGCCCGTTTGTCAACGTCTTCAAGGAGTTTGCATTGGACGGCACGGATAGCGACGATGACATTGGGATGTTTGATAACGTCAGTGCCATCTTGGGAGGTGAGCCGGAGCAGGACATGCTCCTGTTCCTGCCCACGGTGCAACGCTGTGCATCACACACCCTGGAGCAGATAGTCACTGAGGACTTTTGGCAGGCTGTGTCACAGGGACCCTTGTGCCAGCTTTATTACAGCGCCATGTCGAAGGTGTACTCCATTTGGAGCAAGTGTCACCATCTCCAAGTTGGCATGGAAGCAGCAGAGGAGATCAAGAAGATGCCGTTGTTTGTCCCGGCTGTCATGCGCTGGAATGTGGAGTACTGCGCCCTGCAGAAGATCGTCTTCCTCACGGAGCGCGAGCTGACGGAACTGTCTGCACGCTTGGATGTTTCACGCCTGCAGCCTGAGGAGATGGACTTTCTCAAAGAATACGTCACCGTCTTTCATCCGCTGGCGTTTGCGCTGGAGCTTTTCCAAGCAGAGCAGAAATGCTACTTGGGCCTCGTCATCCCGACCGTCCTGAGTCTGAAGAACAAGCTGAACGAGCACAAGGATGCCGCAAAATACTTAGGCGATGTCATCGTTGCTATAGTGACGGCCATTAGCGTGAGGTTCAGAGAGTTGTTTTCCAGTAGTGAGGCCAAGTTCGCCACGGCGACCACCCCTCAGTTCCGTCTGTGGTGGTTGGCTGCCTCCGAGAGGGAGGAGATGTGCTCCCAGCTGGCCACAGAGGCGTCCCAGGTGGACCCCTGCGATGTGACAGAGACAAACACACGCCGCAACGCGGTAACCATCGAATCAGAGGACGACTTTTTCAGCTACGGCTCGGTGAAGAACACAGCTCACAACCAAGAGCGGGGAGTTATGGACGAGATCCGCAAGTACGTGGAAGGAACGGGAAAGAGCTTGGAGTGCCTGCAAGACTTCCCAAGGGTGAAGAAGCTTTTCCTCAAGTACAACACCACGCTGCCGTCCACGGCGCCGGTCCAGAGCCTCTTCAGCCAGAAAGGCAACCTGGTCACCTTGCAGAGGAACTTTCTAACAGACGACTACTTTGAACGCATCCAGCTGCTCAGATACAACAGCAACTTGTTCTCTTTGCTCAATGAGTGA
- the aimp2 gene encoding aminoacyl tRNA synthase complex-interacting multifunctional protein 2 isoform X2, translating into MYQNGDVLDPAVQALVARQDEIMRKLYELKAVVDGLSKTVTTPDADMDLTVSSSLSCQSTTTFRGAADLDTLLGKDLGALRDIVINANPQQPPLTLLVLHNLLCQRYRVLSTIHVHSSVSCVPPQLLSCLGPRHPDSYARHLFQLGFTLIWKDVPKVQMKFSVQNMCPIEGEANIARFLFKLLAPYPADPALATLVDSWVDMAFFQMAEGSAKERAAVLRALNSALGRSPWLAGQEVSLADMACYCCVLNSGSAPSAPANIQRWLKSCENLGHFGAAKVLLQ; encoded by the exons ATGTATCAG AATGGCGATGTACTAGACCCGGCAGTCCAAGCTCTGGTGGCCCGACAAGATGAGATCATGCGAAAACTGTACGAACTGAAGGCCGTCGTTGATGGCCTTTCCAAGACCGTGACCACACCAGATGCAGACATGGACCTGACAGTCAGCAGCAGCCTTTCCTGCCAGAGCACCACCACCTTCCGAGGAGCAGCAGACTTGGACACACTCCTGGGAAAG GACCTCGGTGCTCTCCGTGACATCGTCATCAACGCCAACCCACAGCAGCCCCCACTGACCCTCTTGGTTCTGCATAACCTGCTATGTCAGCGTTACCGTGTGCTCTCCACCATCCACGTCCACTCTTCGGTCAGCTGCGTGCCACCACAGCTCCTGTCCTGCCTCGGCCCGCGTCATCCGGACAGCTACGCCCGTCACCTCTTCCAGCTGGGCTTCACCCTCATATGGAAAGACG TGCCCAAAGTGCAGATGAAGTTCAGCGTCCAGAACATGTGTCCCATCGAGGGCGAGGCCAATATAGCGCGATTCCTTTTCAAGCTGCTCGCTCCTTACCCGGCCGACCCGGCGCTTGCCACGCTGGTGGACAGCTGGGTGGACATGGCCTTCTTCCAGATGGCAGAGGGCAGCGCCAAGGAGCGAGCCGCCGTCCTGCGCGCCCTCAACTCCGCCCTGGGCCGCAGCCCCTGGCTGGCCGGGCAGGAAGTCTCCCTGGCGGACATGGCCTGCTACTGCTGCGTGCTGAACAGCGGCTCCGCTCCCTCCGCCCCGGCAAACATCCAACGCTGGCTGAAGTCCTGCGAGAACCTGGGCCACTTCGGCGCCGCTAAGGTACTCCTGCAGTGA